In Leisingera sp. NJS204, the DNA window ACGGGCGCCTGAATTGCCATTTGTTCCAGAGATCGGCCGATTTGCTGCTGGGGCGCCGTTCTTTTTCGGCATGGCGGAGGTCGCGACCCGCTTGTTGTTGAGCTTTTTCAGGCCCTTGCGCGCAACCGTGGCTTAATAGCGCTATTGTGGCCGAATGAGCTGTAACCCCGCGCGCGCTTTGCATTATGATTGAGGAAAGTGGCCGCAGTTATTAGCTGGCGGCGGTAAAGAAACGTTTGTGGAGGCAGAGTTATGCGGCATCCGGAGTATCAGTATCTGGACCTGATGGAGCAGGTTCTAGAGCGCGGGGACGAACGCATTGATAGAACCGGCGTTGGAACGCGGTCACTGTTCGGCGCGATGGTCCGGTTTGACCTGTCGGATGGAAGTGCGCCGATTCTGACGACCAAGCGCGTCTATTGGAAGACCGCCATCAAGGAAATGCTCTGGTTCTTAACTGGTGGAACGAACATTCAGCCACTACTGCGGGAAAATGTACGGATTTGGACAGATTGGCCGCTTGCAGTCTATCGCCGCGAGACCGGTGAGCAAGTAACGCAAGCGGAATTTGAGCGAAGGGTTGTTCAAGACGATAGCTTTGCAGCTCAATGGGGTGAACTCGGCCCCGTCTATGGGAAACAGTGGCGGCGCTGGATGGGGGCTGACGGGCGTGAGCATGACCAGATTGAGATGCTGATCCGGTCGCTGCGGGAAACTCCGGCAAGCCGCCGTATGCTCTTTCATGGCTGGAATGTCGCCGAACTAGGAGAGATGGCATTGCCGCCTTGTCATATGGTATACCAGTACCATGTGACGTCTGACGGGCGGTTGGATTGCATTTTATTCCAGAGGTCAGTCGATTTGCTGCTGGGCGCCGCCTTCAACTACGTAGGGGCTTCAGCACTCCTGCTCATGCTTGCGCAACAGGCGGATCTTCAACCGGGCGAACTGGTCTGGTTTGGTGGTGATGTGCATCTATATCTCAATCATATTGAACAGGCCCGCGAGCAGCTGAAGCGCGAACCTCGACCCTTGCCCAAAATTTCTCTGACTAGGCGCGCTGCTAGTATTGATGACTATCAGATTGAGGACTTTAAAGTGGAGGGATACGATCCCCATCCCCACATAAAGGCTGAAGTGGCGGTGTAGGCTTAGAATGTCTGCAGAGGCTGATTATCAGTCCGGCTGTGTCGTAGAGTCACGAGGCGGCAAAATCAGCCGTAGTCACTATGCCAATGTACTTGGGTGTTCCAGGGCAGCATTTTGGCATTTTCTTTTTGTCTTCGATGAGATTGAGCAAAAGTTCAGTCTGAAAGTTGGAGAAATGCGTTTTTCGGCTACAGAGCGAAAGCTCCGTAACCTTCTTGAACAGGACTGCTAAGCTGGAAGAATTGTACCTTCTAGAGGCGGAAAGATTAGGCTCAGGACTCCTAGCCAGTAGATGACGAGCGCGGCCAGCGCGGTTGCGGATAGAAAGACCTTGGGGCATCTATCGTATCGGGTTGCCACCCGTCGCCAATCTCTTAGCCTTCCGAACATGATCTCAATCCGGTTGCGCCGTTTGTAGCAACGCTTGTCGTACTTGACGGGTTTCTTCCGCCGCTTCCGACCTGGGATGCATGGGCGGATCCCCTTGTCTTGCAGCGCTTCTCTGAACCAGTCCGCGTCATCCCCACGGTCTCCGAGCAACCAATCGACCTTCGGCAGACTGCCGAGCAACGCCCTTGCGCCGATGTAGTCGCTGACCTGACCAGCCGTCACGAACAGGTTCAGCGGGCGGCCCTGGCTGTCACAAACGGCGTGCAATTTGGTATTCATGCCGCCTTTGGTCCTGCCAATCAGGCGTCCAC includes these proteins:
- a CDS encoding thymidylate synthase; this translates as MRHPEYQYLDLMEQVLERGDERIDRTGVGTRSLFGAMVRFDLSDGSAPILTTKRVYWKTAIKEMLWFLTGGTNIQPLLRENVRIWTDWPLAVYRRETGEQVTQAEFERRVVQDDSFAAQWGELGPVYGKQWRRWMGADGREHDQIEMLIRSLRETPASRRMLFHGWNVAELGEMALPPCHMVYQYHVTSDGRLDCILFQRSVDLLLGAAFNYVGASALLLMLAQQADLQPGELVWFGGDVHLYLNHIEQAREQLKREPRPLPKISLTRRAASIDDYQIEDFKVEGYDPHPHIKAEVAV